A window of Lacibacter sediminis contains these coding sequences:
- a CDS encoding T9SS type A sorting domain-containing protein codes for MRKTAYLILSVVSIAIVTLFVYNKLTGKKQPILKNKFSLLASADEEEKEEGGFKRRLYEWKMLHDPATGQIPKGIYQKEREILTSVIKRQSAINFRPSILNTYTAAGPTQNGGRTRALAYDMRNNGVMLAAGISGGIFRSTNGGATWSYVSVDTSLMRNVNCFSQDPRPAFNDTWYAGTGEILGGSAGYPNSSFASGNGILKSTNNGVTWSKVNITAGSTYKENLDDIFDMIFNIQVDSRGYVYFATFNYIWISTDGFQAPSNNTFGYVLGIEDTNQPLEAMATDIAISKDGTRYYASFSGRNNNRDTVGVWASTNGLSDWKRIAGGRNGQPDSVAGWKAYNPSLTNGTGWGRTVLSVAPSNANTLYVMYENSLSAASNQSEADLFRANLANFSSITWSSNRGTNLTAIQNAGTTKYMETQEGYNMLLAVHPTNQDLVLAGGVNLFRSTNAFSSSGTFIGGLVSTTYTDPNQFSHVDFHSFAFDPSNANRLVVGNDGGLQACNNITSSPVSWDNLNNQYQTFQYYHVAIDPSAGSLTFAGGAQDNSTSYRDSKQFFGPALPDPNDHYVGIFGGDGGMTALSPSTSTQQYLYASAQNGILGRLNIVQGSSLTGAQIDPTGAPEGQFVTYYHLDPDNTELLYYVSDNRLWRTTSASTVTQSTGWTEMTGVGTTLTTNGDIFSLATSRGSYNNANSYLFIGTSDAKIYRMQDPRNATASTTPVNITPSGITANSLVREIAVNPRNPDTVMAVVSNYGAVSAFWTGNALSASPTWQVVEGSKINLASFRSCAIIATTTGVEYYVGTSIGLFSTTTINGNSTNWQLEGPAMMQGAIVNDLVLRTADNTLLVGTHGNGMFYTVIGNVPTSVPDVVVNDKRFINSVFPTITPGDINFRTGGATGIKTIHLRVTNLSGQVLMQRTQAYQNGTVPLGPLSTGSYLLEIISDNRRYKHVQQFVKTN; via the coding sequence ATGCGCAAAACAGCTTACCTGATTCTTTCAGTTGTATCAATCGCCATCGTTACCCTCTTTGTGTACAATAAGTTGACTGGCAAAAAACAACCAATTCTTAAGAATAAATTTTCTCTACTTGCCTCGGCTGATGAAGAAGAAAAAGAAGAAGGCGGTTTTAAACGCCGCTTGTATGAATGGAAAATGCTACACGACCCTGCAACAGGCCAGATCCCAAAGGGCATCTACCAAAAAGAAAGAGAAATACTTACTTCTGTAATAAAAAGGCAGAGTGCAATAAACTTTCGCCCATCAATACTGAATACTTATACTGCTGCCGGACCAACGCAAAATGGCGGTCGAACCAGAGCCCTTGCTTATGATATGCGTAATAACGGGGTTATGCTTGCTGCTGGCATATCAGGTGGAATTTTTCGTTCAACAAATGGCGGCGCCACCTGGTCGTATGTTAGCGTTGATACCTCTTTAATGAGGAATGTAAACTGCTTTTCCCAGGATCCCCGACCTGCTTTTAATGATACATGGTATGCGGGTACTGGTGAGATTCTAGGTGGTTCTGCCGGGTATCCTAACTCCAGTTTTGCCTCTGGCAATGGAATTTTAAAATCAACAAACAATGGTGTTACCTGGAGTAAGGTGAATATTACCGCAGGGAGTACTTACAAAGAAAATCTCGACGATATTTTCGATATGATTTTTAATATTCAGGTTGATAGCAGGGGGTATGTTTATTTTGCCACTTTCAATTATATATGGATATCTACAGATGGATTTCAAGCACCCAGCAACAATACCTTTGGTTATGTATTAGGAATAGAAGATACAAATCAACCTCTGGAAGCGATGGCAACAGATATTGCCATTTCGAAAGATGGCACACGTTACTACGCCAGCTTTTCCGGTCGAAATAATAATAGGGATACTGTTGGCGTATGGGCATCTACAAATGGTTTATCAGACTGGAAAAGAATAGCTGGTGGCAGAAACGGACAGCCCGATTCAGTTGCAGGTTGGAAAGCATATAACCCATCGCTAACAAACGGAACAGGATGGGGAAGAACGGTACTTTCGGTGGCTCCCAGTAATGCAAATACTTTGTATGTTATGTATGAAAACTCTTTAAGTGCTGCATCCAATCAATCTGAGGCTGATCTTTTCCGTGCCAACCTTGCAAATTTCTCTTCGATAACATGGAGCAGTAACAGGGGTACTAATCTTACCGCAATTCAAAATGCCGGGACAACGAAATACATGGAAACGCAAGAAGGTTATAATATGTTGCTTGCTGTGCATCCAACTAATCAAGATCTCGTTTTGGCAGGAGGCGTAAATCTTTTCCGGTCAACTAATGCATTTAGTTCGTCTGGAACTTTTATCGGCGGACTAGTATCAACTACGTATACCGATCCGAACCAATTTAGTCATGTTGACTTTCATTCTTTTGCATTCGACCCTTCAAATGCAAACCGGTTAGTTGTGGGCAATGATGGTGGATTACAGGCTTGTAATAACATTACATCGTCTCCGGTAAGTTGGGATAATTTGAATAACCAATATCAAACTTTTCAATACTATCATGTTGCTATTGATCCCTCAGCAGGCTCACTCACATTCGCAGGTGGGGCACAAGATAATTCTACCTCTTACAGAGATTCGAAACAGTTTTTTGGCCCTGCTTTACCAGATCCAAATGATCACTATGTAGGTATTTTTGGGGGTGATGGAGGCATGACGGCACTTTCACCAAGTACGTCAACACAACAATATTTATATGCTTCTGCGCAAAATGGTATCCTTGGCCGCTTAAACATAGTTCAAGGATCTTCATTAACTGGAGCACAAATCGATCCAACTGGTGCACCTGAAGGACAATTTGTGACTTATTATCATCTCGACCCCGATAATACTGAACTACTTTACTATGTCAGTGATAATCGTTTATGGAGAACCACTTCTGCATCTACTGTAACACAAAGCACAGGATGGACAGAGATGACTGGCGTTGGAACAACCTTAACTACAAATGGAGATATTTTCTCCCTTGCAACTTCCAGAGGATCCTACAACAATGCAAACAGCTATCTTTTTATTGGAACCAGTGACGCTAAAATATACCGGATGCAAGACCCAAGGAATGCAACTGCATCAACAACCCCGGTTAATATTACACCATCCGGCATAACAGCAAATTCGCTTGTGAGGGAAATTGCTGTTAATCCCCGTAACCCTGACACAGTAATGGCTGTTGTCTCAAATTATGGAGCAGTAAGTGCTTTCTGGACAGGTAATGCGCTTTCTGCTTCTCCAACTTGGCAAGTAGTTGAAGGATCGAAAATAAATCTGGCATCTTTCAGATCATGCGCCATCATAGCCACCACAACAGGAGTTGAATATTATGTTGGCACTTCCATTGGCTTGTTCAGCACAACCACCATTAACGGAAACTCCACCAACTGGCAACTTGAAGGCCCGGCCATGATGCAAGGCGCCATTGTGAACGATCTTGTTTTACGTACTGCTGACAACACGCTGCTTGTGGGTACACATGGCAACGGCATGTTCTATACTGTTATTGGCAATGTGCCAACCTCTGTTCCTGATGTTGTGGTAAATGATAAACGATTTATAAATTCAGTATTCCCAACCATTACACCGGGTGATATTAATTTCAGAACAGGTGGAGCAACAGGAATCAAAACCATACATCTACGTGTAACCAATTTAAGCGGTCAGGTGTTGATGCAACGAACACAGGCTTACCAAAATGGCACAGTACCACTTGGTCCTTTGTCAACAGGCAGTTATCTGCTTGAGATCATCAGCGATAACCGCAGATATAAGCATGTACAACAATTTGTGAAAACGAATTAA
- the hisS gene encoding histidine--tRNA ligase, protein MAKVNVSLPQGTRDFGADVVRKRNYIFNTIKSVFELYGFEPLETPAMENLETLMGKYGEEGDKLIFKILNNGLDNPAKQQTIKDEFEKVLAGKNTSAITERALKYDLTIPFARYVAMNHNQLTMPFKRYQVQPVWRADRPQKGRYREFYQCDADVVGSKSLLNEVELTNIYSTVFQKLGVDVEIKINSRKILAALAEICGGSEKMVDITVAIDKLDKIGLEKVKEELVQRGLTAEQISIIEKYLLITGSNQEKLQQIKSLLGESETGKQGIKELETVNLQSQISNLQFDFTLARGLNYYTGIIFEVKAKNVQMGSIGGGGRYDDLTGLFGVPNIPGVGISFGVDRIYDVMEELKLFPAGVHTGTKILFFNLGDAESKKAFELMQHLRSKGVACELYHENSKFDKQFKYAEKKQIPFIVILGTKELESGTCNVKELATGVQESISFDALLQKFSV, encoded by the coding sequence ATGGCGAAGGTTAATGTATCATTACCGCAAGGCACTAGAGATTTTGGAGCAGATGTTGTTCGCAAACGCAATTACATTTTCAATACGATCAAATCGGTTTTTGAATTGTATGGGTTTGAACCATTGGAAACGCCAGCTATGGAAAACCTTGAGACGTTGATGGGCAAGTATGGAGAAGAAGGCGATAAATTGATTTTTAAAATTCTCAATAACGGTTTAGATAATCCTGCAAAGCAACAAACGATCAAAGACGAATTTGAAAAAGTACTCGCAGGAAAAAATACAAGTGCAATCACTGAACGTGCGTTGAAGTATGATCTTACCATTCCGTTTGCACGTTATGTGGCGATGAATCACAATCAACTAACGATGCCATTCAAACGCTACCAGGTGCAGCCTGTTTGGAGAGCTGATCGTCCGCAGAAAGGACGTTACCGTGAGTTTTATCAATGCGATGCAGATGTGGTGGGCAGTAAATCATTGTTGAATGAAGTTGAACTGACCAATATTTACTCTACGGTTTTTCAAAAACTCGGCGTTGATGTAGAAATAAAAATCAATAGCCGGAAAATACTTGCTGCATTAGCAGAGATATGTGGTGGAAGCGAAAAGATGGTTGACATTACTGTTGCAATTGACAAGTTAGATAAGATCGGTTTAGAAAAAGTAAAAGAGGAATTGGTTCAGCGTGGATTAACAGCAGAACAAATTTCCATCATTGAAAAATATTTACTCATCACTGGCAGTAACCAAGAAAAGCTGCAACAGATAAAATCCTTACTTGGTGAATCTGAAACAGGTAAGCAAGGAATTAAAGAATTGGAAACAGTCAATCTGCAATCGCAAATCTCAAATCTGCAATTTGATTTTACACTAGCACGAGGTCTCAACTATTACACTGGCATCATCTTCGAAGTAAAAGCGAAGAATGTGCAGATGGGAAGCATTGGTGGTGGTGGACGTTACGACGATCTCACCGGTTTATTTGGTGTGCCGAATATTCCGGGTGTTGGTATTTCGTTTGGTGTTGATCGTATTTATGATGTAATGGAAGAACTGAAACTTTTCCCTGCAGGTGTACATACGGGTACAAAAATTTTGTTTTTCAATCTTGGCGATGCAGAAAGCAAAAAAGCATTTGAACTGATGCAGCATCTCCGCAGCAAAGGCGTTGCCTGTGAACTGTATCATGAAAACAGCAAATTCGACAAACAATTTAAATACGCTGAGAAAAAACAAATTCCATTTATCGTCATTCTCGGCACCAAAGAACTGGAGAGCGGCACCTGTAATGTAAAAGAATTGGCTACAGGTGTACAGGAGTCGATTAGCTTTGATGCTTTGCTTCAAAAATTTTCGGTTTAA
- a CDS encoding low molecular weight protein-tyrosine-phosphatase: MRILMVCLGNICRSPLAEGVLQHKAWKAGLQWSVESAGTGAWHTGEPPHHLSIKVAKHNGVDISKQRARQFAKEDFLNYDFIYVMDSSNYIDVKQMSGKLWKEDKVDLLLNELYPGENRAVPDPWYGKEDGYHSVYELIDKACDKIIEKYIAGSTRYEVKSTDKSSNE, encoded by the coding sequence ATGCGTATCTTAATGGTTTGTTTGGGAAATATTTGCAGAAGTCCTTTGGCAGAAGGAGTACTTCAGCACAAGGCATGGAAGGCCGGTTTGCAATGGAGTGTGGAGAGTGCAGGCACCGGTGCATGGCATACCGGTGAACCTCCGCATCATTTAAGCATTAAAGTAGCAAAGCATAATGGCGTTGATATCAGTAAACAACGGGCACGACAATTTGCGAAAGAAGATTTTCTGAACTATGACTTTATTTATGTAATGGACAGCAGCAACTACATAGATGTAAAACAAATGAGTGGCAAGTTGTGGAAAGAAGATAAAGTAGATCTGCTGTTGAATGAATTATATCCCGGTGAGAACAGGGCTGTACCTGATCCCTGGTATGGGAAAGAAGATGGCTATCACAGCGTGTATGAACTGATTGATAAAGCGTGTGACAAAATAATTGAGAAGTACATTGCAGGAAGTACGAGGTACGAAGTAAAAAGTACTGACAAATCTTCCAACGAATAA
- a CDS encoding energy transducer TonB, with protein sequence MKSEQILTADLLDILFENRNKAYGAYSIRRAYPSHLKKALGMMLLLVAGLSLYVMSKPKKAGTYIPLSKDTVIVILEEVIDIKKPKEKQQQERTVEAQPPTKVDRPIEIVPDDQIIKHPPIDRTDPEEYVPGNNDKPAVGEGGAQFVQGKPGETNITPNPPQEAAPEEPAILESPDEKPEFPGGMEAWSRYLQRMLRVPEELESGDRKTVRVKFVVNANGEVTDAVITMSGGKEFDKEVMRVIGRMPKWKPGKQRGKPVASYFTQPVTFTVPEE encoded by the coding sequence ATGAAAAGCGAACAAATTCTTACTGCCGATCTGTTGGATATTTTATTTGAAAACCGTAACAAAGCTTACGGTGCATATTCTATACGGAGAGCTTATCCATCTCATCTTAAAAAAGCATTGGGGATGATGTTATTACTGGTAGCCGGGCTGTCGTTGTACGTAATGAGCAAACCAAAAAAAGCAGGCACATACATTCCGCTATCAAAGGACACTGTGATTGTAATTCTTGAAGAGGTGATTGATATTAAAAAGCCGAAAGAAAAGCAACAGCAAGAGCGAACTGTCGAAGCACAACCTCCGACCAAGGTTGACAGACCCATTGAGATTGTGCCAGATGATCAAATAATTAAACACCCACCTATTGACAGAACGGATCCGGAAGAATATGTTCCTGGGAACAACGACAAACCTGCTGTGGGCGAAGGCGGGGCGCAGTTTGTTCAGGGAAAACCAGGTGAAACAAACATCACCCCAAATCCGCCACAGGAGGCAGCTCCTGAAGAGCCCGCTATTCTCGAATCCCCAGATGAAAAACCAGAATTCCCCGGTGGTATGGAAGCATGGTCCCGTTACCTGCAACGCATGTTACGTGTGCCTGAGGAACTGGAATCTGGTGACCGAAAAACGGTAAGGGTAAAATTTGTAGTGAATGCAAATGGCGAGGTAACAGATGCTGTCATTACTATGAGCGGAGGAAAAGAGTTCGACAAAGAGGTAATGCGTGTAATTGGTCGTATGCCTAAATGGAAACCGGGAAAACAGAGAGGAAAACCAGTGGCATCTTATTTTACACAACCGGTAACCTTTACCGTTCCGGAAGAGTAA
- a CDS encoding PstS family phosphate ABC transporter substrate-binding protein: MKKWSMVLYGCLSLCLFSCKEKKAQPDDTGSTGTIHISVDESFKPIIEEQIQVFQSTFPKAKIIAHYKPEADCWNDLLNDSIRLVIVTKKITPEEARYYADSLGLYPQSDLLASDAVALVVNRNAPDSVFTKEEVAGMLLGTGKLPYKLVFDGVKATSTVRYAIDSILKGKLFNTSTITAAKSSSEVVEYIAETPGYIGFVGVSWIGNPEDSKQLELLKKVRIAWLPCDSCEEANTYTKPWQEDILTKRYPYTREIYYVLKENHVGLGKAFVNFMNSDRGQLIFRRGYLVPARRIFIMRETQLKLVKPVKQ, translated from the coding sequence ATGAAGAAGTGGAGTATGGTACTGTATGGCTGTTTAAGCCTGTGTCTTTTTTCCTGTAAGGAGAAGAAGGCACAGCCTGACGATACCGGTTCAACCGGTACCATCCATATCAGTGTAGACGAATCGTTCAAGCCCATCATTGAAGAACAGATCCAGGTTTTTCAATCTACTTTCCCCAAGGCTAAGATCATTGCTCATTACAAACCGGAGGCTGACTGCTGGAATGATCTGTTGAACGATAGCATCCGTCTGGTGATCGTTACCAAAAAAATCACCCCCGAAGAGGCCCGTTATTATGCCGATTCTCTTGGCTTATATCCCCAAAGTGATCTGCTGGCCAGCGATGCCGTTGCATTGGTGGTGAACAGAAATGCTCCCGATTCTGTTTTTACTAAAGAAGAAGTGGCAGGGATGTTGTTAGGTACAGGAAAGTTGCCGTATAAACTTGTTTTTGATGGAGTAAAAGCAACCAGTACGGTACGTTATGCCATCGATAGTATATTGAAAGGGAAACTATTTAATACATCCACCATTACAGCTGCAAAAAGCAGCAGCGAAGTGGTTGAGTATATTGCAGAAACCCCGGGTTATATAGGTTTTGTGGGTGTAAGCTGGATCGGTAACCCCGAAGACAGCAAACAACTGGAGCTGTTGAAGAAGGTGCGGATAGCGTGGCTTCCCTGTGATAGTTGCGAAGAAGCAAATACGTATACAAAACCCTGGCAGGAAGATATTTTAACAAAACGTTATCCCTACACCAGGGAGATCTATTACGTCTTAAAAGAAAATCACGTGGGCTTAGGAAAAGCATTTGTGAATTTTATGAACAGCGACAGGGGTCAACTGATCTTTAGAAGAGGGTATCTTGTTCCGGCAAGGAGAATTTTTATCATGAGAGAAACTCAACTGAAATTAGTGAAGCCTGTAAAGCAATAA
- a CDS encoding tetratricopeptide repeat protein has translation MKRSLSLAFVAVFLVQQLLAQSIEDGKKFMYYERFKSAKDVFEKLIAANPKNEEAAYWLGQAYIGLEDVAKAKQTYQAALQANATSPILLTGMGHVELLENKATDARNHFDMAINTSKSKDNDVLHAVGRANAYAKAGDANYGIGHLQKITTTKKFNDPSVFVTIGDSYRKLVDGGNAVLAFKNALTLNPKYAAAKHKEGLIYESQKNREFFLPAFEEAASMDPAYGPAFYSLYAYWYFRDVAKAEDYLNKYIAVIDGDPQNDYYRIDLKYASGQFKEAITQSDDLINKVGADVIRPRIYRLKAYSYKSLAEKAAKEKDSVTAVAQYANAKKSIDVFLTKSKPEDIVPKDYELLGDIMAGTPGSESQAYAYYEKAMATDTVQENKASYLQRAVDLAKNKNDKPAIAYWADKQYKSKKTPSNVDMYNLGRVFFDAGAASGDFNFYRRADSVFAIYTTQYPEQAYGYYWRARSNWSIDTSMVNSMANPHFEKFVQVASASKDSVSFRPQIKLAYKYFIGYNIFVKKDYKVAIEFCDKILAIDPADKEAAEYKRQLTGGKAQATGNNSKATSGVNSNSVTGRNERKVVLYS, from the coding sequence ATGAAACGATCACTCAGTTTAGCATTTGTGGCAGTTTTTTTAGTGCAGCAGTTGTTGGCACAATCCATTGAGGATGGAAAGAAATTCATGTATTATGAGCGGTTCAAAAGCGCAAAGGATGTGTTTGAGAAACTCATAGCTGCAAACCCCAAGAATGAGGAAGCAGCCTATTGGTTGGGTCAGGCATACATTGGCTTGGAAGATGTAGCCAAGGCAAAGCAAACTTACCAGGCAGCTTTGCAGGCCAACGCTACGTCGCCGATCCTGTTAACAGGTATGGGTCACGTAGAGTTGCTGGAAAATAAAGCAACTGATGCCCGTAATCATTTTGATATGGCTATCAACACAAGCAAATCAAAAGATAATGATGTGTTACATGCTGTAGGTCGTGCAAACGCATACGCAAAAGCCGGTGATGCCAATTATGGTATTGGTCATCTGCAAAAGATCACGACAACAAAGAAATTCAATGACCCTTCGGTTTTTGTAACCATTGGCGATTCGTACAGGAAACTGGTTGACGGTGGTAATGCGGTATTGGCATTCAAAAACGCCCTCACTCTTAATCCTAAATATGCAGCTGCTAAACATAAAGAAGGATTGATCTACGAAAGTCAGAAAAACAGAGAATTCTTTTTACCTGCTTTTGAGGAAGCAGCATCAATGGATCCTGCTTACGGTCCTGCTTTCTATTCTTTGTATGCGTATTGGTATTTCAGGGATGTTGCTAAAGCTGAAGATTATCTGAACAAATACATTGCAGTGATCGACGGCGATCCACAGAATGATTATTATCGTATTGATTTGAAATATGCTTCAGGTCAATTTAAAGAGGCCATCACTCAAAGTGATGATCTTATTAATAAAGTTGGTGCAGATGTAATCCGCCCACGTATCTACCGTTTAAAGGCTTACAGCTATAAATCATTAGCAGAGAAAGCTGCAAAGGAAAAAGATTCCGTTACAGCAGTTGCACAATATGCTAATGCTAAAAAAAGCATTGATGTGTTCTTAACTAAATCAAAGCCTGAAGATATTGTTCCAAAAGACTATGAATTACTCGGTGATATCATGGCAGGTACACCTGGCAGCGAATCGCAGGCATATGCCTATTATGAAAAGGCGATGGCGACAGATACTGTGCAGGAGAACAAAGCTTCTTATTTACAGAGAGCGGTTGATCTTGCAAAAAACAAAAATGACAAACCGGCCATAGCATACTGGGCAGACAAACAGTACAAGTCGAAAAAAACGCCAAGTAATGTAGATATGTACAACCTTGGTCGTGTGTTCTTTGATGCAGGTGCGGCTTCCGGCGATTTTAACTTTTACCGTAGGGCAGATAGTGTATTTGCAATTTATACAACGCAGTATCCTGAACAGGCTTATGGTTACTACTGGCGTGCACGCTCTAACTGGAGCATTGACACCAGCATGGTAAACAGCATGGCCAACCCGCATTTTGAAAAATTTGTGCAGGTTGCTTCTGCCAGCAAAGATTCTGTTTCCTTCCGTCCGCAGATAAAACTGGCTTATAAATATTTTATCGGCTATAACATTTTTGTGAAGAAGGATTATAAAGTCGCCATTGAGTTTTGCGACAAGATTCTCGCAATTGACCCGGCTGATAAAGAAGCTGCGGAATATAAACGTCAGCTCACCGGTGGTAAGGCTCAGGCAACCGGTAACAACAGCAAAGCAACAAGCGGGGTAAACAGTAATTCTGTTACCGGGCGTAATGAACGAAAGGTTGTTTTATACAGTTAA
- a CDS encoding NADH-quinone oxidoreductase subunit A, which translates to MKWFFFLQSSPAAPVVQSVNDSGNYFPIGIQILFAVGFVAVMMVLTHLLGPKRPTAQKLENFESGIEIHGNARQPMAVKYFLVAILFVLFDVEVIFFYPYAVNFRELGWSGFMAVLMFVGFFLCGFYYIIKKGALNWED; encoded by the coding sequence ATGAAATGGTTTTTCTTTTTACAGTCCAGTCCCGCAGCACCCGTTGTTCAATCGGTGAATGATTCAGGTAATTATTTCCCCATCGGAATCCAGATATTATTCGCAGTTGGTTTTGTGGCCGTCATGATGGTGCTTACACATTTGTTAGGTCCTAAGCGTCCAACCGCTCAAAAGCTGGAAAACTTTGAAAGTGGTATCGAAATTCACGGGAATGCCCGTCAGCCAATGGCGGTAAAATACTTCCTGGTGGCTATTTTGTTTGTGTTGTTTGACGTGGAGGTGATCTTTTTCTATCCTTACGCCGTTAATTTCCGGGAACTGGGATGGAGCGGATTCATGGCAGTTTTGATGTTTGTAGGATTTTTCCTTTGTGGATTCTATTATATTATTAAGAAAGGTGCGCTTAATTGGGAAGATTAA
- a CDS encoding NADH-quinone oxidoreductase subunit B, with protein sequence MSRPVQFNINPKSIDHKGHISMVGMPDGHMGEGFFATKLSEVVGLARKNSIWPLPFATSCCGIEFMATAAAHYDLGRFGSERMAFTPRQCDLMMVMGTISKKMGPVVKQVYLQMAEPRWVMAVGACASSGGIFDTYSVLQGIDQVVPVDVYVPGCPPRPEAILDGLMRIQDLVGQESLRRRNSEHYQKLLDSYGIQ encoded by the coding sequence ATGTCACGTCCGGTACAATTTAATATCAATCCTAAATCGATCGACCATAAAGGCCATATCAGCATGGTTGGTATGCCCGATGGTCACATGGGGGAAGGATTTTTTGCTACCAAACTCAGCGAAGTGGTGGGGCTGGCTCGCAAAAATTCAATCTGGCCATTGCCTTTTGCAACTTCCTGCTGTGGCATTGAGTTCATGGCGACCGCTGCCGCTCACTATGATCTTGGTCGTTTTGGTTCTGAGCGCATGGCCTTTACTCCACGCCAGTGCGATCTGATGATGGTAATGGGAACGATCTCTAAAAAAATGGGCCCAGTTGTAAAACAGGTGTACCTGCAAATGGCCGAACCCCGTTGGGTAATGGCCGTTGGTGCATGTGCCAGCAGTGGTGGTATTTTCGATACATACAGTGTGTTACAGGGAATTGACCAAGTAGTGCCGGTAGATGTGTATGTGCCCGGTTGCCCTCCAAGACCTGAAGCTATTCTCGACGGATTGATGCGGATACAGGATCTGGTGGGTCAGGAAAGTCTTCGCCGTCGCAACAGCGAGCATTACCAAAAATTATTGGATAGTTACGGAATACAATAA
- a CDS encoding NADH-quinone oxidoreductase subunit C: MALTNEQIQNKLIEKFGEQVSAFSEPYGMLTFEAPKELNLKVLQFLFDDETLRFQFLTDLQAVHYPTDKGRELAVVYHLHNLVDNVRIRFKVFTDINTPDVFTATQLYATANWMERETYDFFGVNFVGHPNLKRILNVDEMDYFPMRKEFPLEDQTRIDKDDEMFGRGGSIN, encoded by the coding sequence ATGGCTTTGACCAACGAACAGATTCAAAACAAGCTGATAGAGAAATTTGGAGAGCAGGTATCTGCTTTTTCAGAGCCGTATGGCATGCTCACATTTGAAGCTCCAAAGGAGCTTAATTTAAAAGTGCTCCAGTTTTTATTTGATGATGAAACACTGCGTTTTCAATTTTTAACTGATCTGCAGGCTGTACATTATCCAACTGATAAAGGTCGTGAATTGGCAGTGGTGTATCACTTACACAACCTGGTTGATAATGTGCGCATCCGTTTTAAAGTATTTACTGATATCAATACTCCAGATGTGTTTACCGCTACACAGTTATATGCAACAGCAAACTGGATGGAGCGTGAAACCTATGATTTCTTTGGTGTGAATTTCGTTGGACATCCCAATCTCAAACGCATTTTGAATGTGGATGAGATGGATTATTTCCCGATGCGAAAAGAATTTCCATTGGAAGACCAGACACGTATTGATAAAGATGATGAGATGTTTGGAAGAGGAGGAAGCATTAATTAA